Proteins from one Oryza sativa Japonica Group chromosome 12, ASM3414082v1 genomic window:
- the LOC136354772 gene encoding uncharacterized protein, with protein MSSKVMFQIVHGEGNLRFGPDGVDLSDFVMTLKGIDRPAERSFQSIYNWLMRGFRIDSEVHTMSVSVVVSRATEGYFWELMPMHSTVAWKRYLEMAFERSWPLVIFVSVYENDRNIAMETEDVEGPSHVGDFVEPSGEDEGNDTGVVQAMGVADEGERISTIVGEMDREDSDNEQAEGDASSDEEGDVMPTDWTNEDFSGLIISEGHHLPWEYKDNEVIEGATYAHKEDMKEAVKHWAVSLIREFRVVKSTNYVYEVRCVKEHCPWRVHAYKGKWKDYWKVSIVTEHQCHLQGVEKYHRNITSAFVASEMYSSVVGNSGFEPRAIINHIEDKFKYTITYAKAWRAKQKVLEMRYGTFEASYDNLQRLLATIAQRNSNTYYDMHTFPSTVDPNKSVLQRAFFSLGACMKAFVHCRPVLCIDGTFLTGKYRGQILTAIGVDGNNQVLPMAFAFVESENTKSWYWFLDRVRRKVVCMRPNVCLIHDCHAGMLRAIDYLQNGWEEKGIPAKWPDVRSRWCMRHMGANFYKQFKNKHLMDLFKRLCSQNQEKKFNELWNKLDELTSKQTDEQSRRPQAEGDEPPVPLGALHDDPPTMRRRSGSSIRKFSHWIENEPKEKWSLLFDTNSSRYGIMTTNLAEVYNWVMRGVQGLPLVGIVEFILHGTQAYFRDRYKKIGPSMVDNKIIFGSVVTKYMEDKIAKAQRHRVVPQGTKVHRYEIMCVDRSRHGIMRKHVVHECVLKADGGCSCTCMKPKLRHLPCSHVLAAAGDCGIRPDVYVSPYFRKEAIFHTWSEEIYGFGISGSYTTQRSQVFFIPDPSKLRVKKGRRQTRRIKNDMDELEAGGRTLRCSKCDQRGHTYKKCPKTAQGPSVEDVGPSGEASDGMADDTPELLSRGIDRSHRSYLSAVQGAQLGTFRPRPSHQLLRVDPRHVPWLRVAGLLPLCRLVEAGADERDPARRWDADRSLLATLADRWRPETHTFHLPCGEMAPTLQDVSYLLGLPLAGAAVGPVDGGAGWQEDITERFLPVMRRPDLPPPTALHAFVPHSEDTYRDYLRWYLPRTRGRVTFTPAAPQPRLATVRDEYPTHRDRDYFMGADAARAVNADITSITVRLDAGLHLSDAEQRITFDRMQEKIRAVIRVFSCRSAMDAVPPPGPVPPRPRAPSTGVVRPTTGSSHGPRLPSGVFVGGSSLSQRLPIPRPDTQPRGIFASGASSSHAGGTGPTARFYDDDFHGAPDHEILGSSQLGGALEAHTQEQPLVTPVQEGRAGRAVPPDRLTYSQGHVRAQGRRDRGKSPRQ; from the exons atgtcaagtaaggtcatgtttcagatagttcacggtgaaggcaACCTTAGATTTGGTCctgatggtgttgatctgtcagattttgtaatgacattgaagggcatcgataggcctgccgAGAGatcatttcagtcaatttataatTGGTTGATgcgaggatttagaatagactcAGAAGTccacacaatgtcagtatcggttgtagtgagtcgtgcaactgaaggttatttttgggaactcaTGCCGATGCATAGCACTGTTGCTTGGAAACGGTATCTGGAGATGGCTTTTGAAAGGTCATGGCCCCTGGTTATTTTTGTGTCGGTGTATGAAAATGATAGAAATATTGCAATGGAAACCGAAGATGTCGAGGGTCCAAGTCATGTGGGGGATTTTGTTGAACCATCGGGGGAAGATGAGGGAAATGACACAGGGGTGGTGCAGGCCATGGGCGTGGCagatgagggggagagaatCAGTACAATCGTTGGTGAAATGGacagggaagattcggataacgAGCAAGCGGAGGGCGATGCATCATCCgacgaggaaggtgatgtaatgccCACTGATTGGACAAACGAGGACTTCTCGGGACTTATTATCTCAGAGGGACATCATCTACCCTGGGAATACAAGGataacgaggtaattgagggtgctaCGTATGCTCATAAGGAGGATATGAAGGAGGCAGTGAAGCATTGGGCGGTCTCATTGAtaagagagtttagggtggtcaagtcaaccaattatgtgtatgaagtgaggtgcgtGAAAGAacattgtccgtggcgtgttcatgcatataagggtaaatggaaagattattggaaagttagcattgtgaccgagcaccaGTGCCACTTACAAGGGGTCGAGAAGTATCACCGCAACATCACATCAGCTTTTGttgcaagtgagatgtacagcagtgttgtcgGTAACTCTGGCTTTGAACCAAGGGCAATTATTAACCACATTGAagacaaattcaagtacaccataaccTATGCCAAGGCTTGGAGAGCAAAACAGAAGGTTTtagagatgaggtatggcacttTTGAAGCATCATATGATAATTTGCAGCGTCTGTtggccaccattgcccagaggaatagcAATACATACTATGACATGCATACATTTCCATCGACTGTTGATCCTAACAAGAGTGTgttgcaaagagcctttttctcattgggtgcttgcatgaAGGCTTTTGTGCACTGCCGGCCTGTGTTATGTATAGATGGAACATTTTTGACCGGTAAATAtagaggtcagatattgacagcgaTTGGAGttgatgggaacaatcaggtgttacctatggcttttgcatttgtagagagtgagaacactaaAAGCTGGTATTGGTTCTTGGACAGAGTGCGGAGAAAAGTCGTGTGTATGAGGCCCAatgtttgccttatacatgattgTCATGCGGgcatgttgcgggctattgactacttgcagaatggttgggaggagaagggaattccagctaagtggcccgatgttcggagtcggtggtgcatgcgtcacatgggtgctaATTtttacaagcaattcaagaacaagcatcttatggatctTTTTAAGAGGCTCTGTTCACAGAATCAAGAGAaaaaatttaatgagttgtggaataagttggatgagttgacaagcAAGCAAACTGACGAGCAATCTCGTCGACCACAAgctgaaggtgacgagcctccagTACCTCTTGGTGCactacatgatgacccacccacaatgagaaggaggtcaggatCATCTATCCGAAAGTTCAGTCATTGGATTGAGAATGAAccaaaggagaagtggtctctattgttcgacaccaaTAGTTCTCgatatggcataatgacaactaATCTAGCCGAGgtttacaactgggtaatgcgaggagtgcAAGGACTACCGTTGGTTGGTATAGTCGAATTTATCCTTCACGGCACACAGGCCTACTtcagggatcgatacaagaaaattggtccctCAATGGTAGATAACAAGATAATATTTGGCAGCGTAGTGActaagtacatggaagataaaattgCAAAGGCACAGAGGCATAGAGTTGTGCCTCAAGGAACAAAAGttcatcggtatgaaataatgtgtgttgataggagcaggcatGGAATCATGCGTAAGCATGTTGTGCACGAATGTGTATTGAAGGCTGATGGGGGATGCAGTTGCACCTGTATGAAGCCTAAGCTTCGACATCTGCCTTGCTCTCACGTACTTGCAGCAGCAGGTGATTGCGGCATACGTCCCGATGTGTACGTGTCACCTTATTTCAGGAaggaagcaatctttcatacttggagtgaggagatatatgggttcgggatctcaggatcttacacaactcAGAGGTCCCaagtttttttcattcctgaTCCATcgaagttaagggtgaaaaaggggcGGCGTCAGACTAGACGCATCAAAAATGACATGGACGAGTTGGAAGCTGGTGGGAGGACtctacgctgcagcaagtgtgaccaacgcggccatacttacaagaaatgcccgaagactGCACAGGGTCCAAGCGTCGAGGATGTTGGTCCATCTGGAGAAGCAAGTGATGG TATGGCGGACGACACACCTGAGCTCTTGAGTCGTGGCATTGACAGGAGCCACCGCTCGTACCTCTCTGCGGTACAGGGTGcgcagctcggcaccttccgtccacgtcCTTCACACCAGCTGTTGCGTGTCGACCCGCGGCACGTTCCGTG GTTGCGTGTGGCAGGCCTCCTACcgctttgtaggcttgttgaggcagGGGCAGACGAGAGAGACCCTGCGaggcggtgggatgcagaccggtcactccttgccacTCTGGCAGATCGCTGGAggcctgagacgcacacgttccatcTTCCCTGTGgagagatggctccgacactacaggacgtgtcgtacctacTCGGACTACCACTGGCAGGAGCCGCAGTTGGTCCAGTAGACGGTGGTGCTGGCTGGCAGGAGGATATCACTGAGCGCTTTTTGCCCGTGATGCGCCGTCCAGATCTCCCACCACCCACTGCACTACACGCGTTCGTTCCACACTCAGAGGACACCTACAGGGACTACCTACGGTGGTACTTACCTCGCACTCGTGgccgtgtgaccttcactccagccGCACCACAGCCACGACTTGCCACTGTCAGGGATGAGTaccccacgcaccgtgaccgagactacttcatGGGG GCCGACGCGGCACGAGCTGTGAACGCCGATATTACCTCGATAACAGTGAGGTTGGACGCCGGGCTACACTTGAGTGATGCTGAGCAGAGGAttaccttcgaccggatgcaggagaagatacGCGCTGTCATCCGCGTCTTCTCTTGTCGCAGCGCCATGGACGCGGTACCTCCACCTGGTCCAGTACCACCACGTCCACGCGCCCCTAGTACCGGAGTTGTGCGACCTACAACTGGTTcttcgcacg GTCCCCGTCTGCCTTCCGGCGTCTTTGTCGGAGGCAGCAGTTTGTCACAGAGATTGCCGATCCCTCGTCCTGACACGCAGCCGCGAGGGATCTTTGCTAGTGGAGCCTCTTCCTCACACGCCGGTGGCACAGGTCCTACTGCCcggttctacgacgacgactttcACGGGGCGCCAGACCACGAGATACTTGGGTCCTCACAGCTTGGCGGAGCTCTGGAGGCGCACACCCAGGAGCAGCCACTGGTCACACCAGTGCAGGAGGGTCGAGCAGGCCGTGCCGTACCACCGGACCGTCTGACGTATTCCCAGGGACACGTTAGGGCGCAGGGCAGGAGGGACCGGGGTAAGAGTCCTCGGCAGTAG
- the LOC4351780 gene encoding uncharacterized protein, giving the protein MTPSYSEQDCKPCVADCQWHIGGSMMQIFSLKLAEISNFATRAPGAGAIQLYGFMAVRNLLDPLRNYVFNRTRDNPFTIGDVSYPFIQMTGPKRGIAMNARVMIEYDMRIKMGESEQDDLLLVDGAATFSEITNFIPYIYRINGDCGMAVDIRLAHFSRAIEATAQVWVYKLKDGCGSLNLTITCHVSYMPPQIKLFQGPIDKLGDQNRFVVAAKLNTLMITEFKLVHQHDSISQRFESMVMPHGSKFHYAKLADLATIGVEIFWSILPI; this is encoded by the coding sequence ATGACGCCATCGTATTCAGAGCAGGACTGCAAGCCATGCGTCGCCGATTGCCAGTGGCACATTGGTGGCTCCATGATGCAGATCTTCTCCCTTAAGCTAGCTGAAATCTCTAATTTCGCCACCAGAGCTCCTGGTGCCGGTGCTATTCAGCTGTATGGGTTCATGGCTGTCCGGAATCTCTTGGACCCATTGCGAAACTACGTCTTCAACCGCACCAGGGACAATCCGTTCACCATCGGCGACGTCTCCTATCCGTTCATACAGATGACTGGCCCTAAGAGGGGCATCGCGATGAACGCTCGCGTGATGATCGAGTACGACATGAGGATCAAGATGGGGGAGAGTGAGCAAGATGATCTGTTGCTTGTCGACGGGGCTGCCACCTTCAGCGAGATAACGAATTTCATACCATACATTTATCGCATCAATGGTGATTGCGGCATGGCGGTGGACATAAGGCTAGCACACTTCTCCCGTGCAATTGAGGCCACGGCGCAAGTTTGGGTATATAAACTAAAGGATGGCTGTGGCAGCCTAAACTTGACTATAACTTGTCACGTTAGTTATATGCCCCCACAAATTAAGCTCTTTCAAGGTCCAATTGATAAGCTAGGTGACCAAAATAGGTTTGTAGTTGCTGCAAAGCTGAATACTCTGATGATTACAGAGTTCAAGCTTGTTCATCAGCACGACTCAATCAGTCAGAGATTTGAGTCCATGGTTATGCCACATGGAAGTAAGTTCCACTATGCCAAGTTAGCGGATTTAGCAACTATAGGCGTGGAGATCTTTTGGTCAATTTTACCCATTTAG